One Channa argus isolate prfri chromosome 17, Channa argus male v1.0, whole genome shotgun sequence genomic window, TTAATGCAGACGGTTGCTGAGATCCCTGAGAGGAAAGATGACATCATTAAAGCCAATCCACCACTATGAGAGAGCGATAAGATGCCAATCCCAGGGCCTTTCACCTGTAGACAGACATTtatataataaacatatttagaatatacattatatacattttcttaaacaaGCGTAATTAAACTAACTATACAATGTCAGGAATAGTGAAAAGTCCCAAACACACATTCTTATATCCCAGAGTAAGTAACTCCAAATGTCTGTTTAGAAAATTACCAAAATGGCATCACTGAAAGAGCATTCTTTGTACAAATATATAccaaatttttttactttatgttacaaattcatttttatcaAACAGCACTTTTTTGAAACAGCACAATAAACTTTAATCACAAACTTCAAGGGGTTAAAATTGAGTGACTTATTTCCTTTCCAAAACTAACCTCTGGCTGTCTTCTTAGAAAATTCACAGCTTCTTCAAAGTACTCCAAATCCAGATTTTTAGGCTTTTTTGGTAGGTCCTGGTAGCCGAAATAGGCTAGAGCCAGAACAACAAAACCTTTATTCGCCAACAGGCTTGCTCTAGGTTCAGTTAGGCCTCCACCAAACATGTACAAATCCACTATTCCTGGAAAGGGACCCTTtcctacaaataaaaagaaaagaaaccaatagctacattctttttaaaatctatgcATCTTTCACAGCTCTCATCAAGTGAATCACAGCACACCACTAACCTGGTGGTATGAAGAGGACTCCTCGTATTCTGCCCTCTTGCACGGGTACTCTCTTCATCCCCTCTGTCATGTACTCTCTTTCATTGGTTTCGGAGGCTAACACCTCGTCAGTCTCTCTATTCACTGCTTCTATCTTCACCAGTGTTGGGCTGAGCACAGTCTTCTTTAGGAATTTACTGTGTGGTGTGTCTGGTGCCATGGCCCAAAACAAACCCATGGGGTCCACTCCAGTGAAACTTCCTCCCAGAGAAGGTGCACGGCAGACATCCACCTGGCCTGATTCATCGGCTTTGTACAGGGCAGAGGCTTTGAAAGTCACCCCTTTGTCATCAACCAGTTTGGACCTCAGTTCTACTGGTTTGTGTGGAGCAAGTCCCTCTACTTTTATCTGCACCGGCTTATCGAAGAGACAACGAACAGTGGGGAGAATTTTCAGGCGGATCTGTGAGTACGCCATTTAGTTATTCAGAATTCAGAAAGAATAGATGTTCTTTCAATTTATTCAGGcctttatttcagttttgttggtACACAGCACAGGGATGGTGTCTGCATCTGCCAAGGTcattaagaaataaatgttataaCTTATCATAactttcatatttaaaacatctttcattTATGGATTAATAagatttagtttagtttaaatacaATGCGTGTTATTATTGTCTTcctaaaatgaatatttgagGCATGAATATTTGAGTATTAAAATTCACACATAATTGAAAACTAGACAAAAACTAGACTCATTCAAGAACAGAGTCCAGTAACTGGATGAATGCTCAGCTAAAACAGCTGATCTACTCTTACGTTAAATCACTCCTGGGTATATAAAGTAGCACGGTTGCTAGCTAGTTAGCTCTTGCTTGTTTAACATTGATtgcaattttctcttttttaccaTCCTTGTTTAAGCGAAACGCAGAGACGTATTGGCTCATAATGTgtaaagaggaaatggattgaAATGCCTACCACACGACTACGGACCATACAATCACCAAACAAAAGAGAACTGGACGCAGccaatttcttaaaaaaaagcgAGGGGGTTAAGATGTCTTATGTTTTTCCGGGTTATCGGTCGGAAAACTCGTCGTgtattaaaactttaatttacattacTTGTTTTTTAAACGCACCAGTCGAAGGAGAAATATATATCAGTTAAAAAAGACAGTTCCTGCTCAACAACACCTGTGGAATGTCGCTGACTGTTTTGTTAGTTCTCGCTCTGTGTCACGTGACCTACATATTAGCAACTGTAAATCCACAGGATTGGATGTACACACAGTCTATACGTGGAAACGCCGCTGTGGACGCTTAAGCCAGTCGCAGAGGGATAGTCAACATCGCTGCCATATTGGACCGGGCAAGACGGGCCCGTAGACATATGCATGGAAACACGGGAGTTCCGGTTTCCTGgataaaaagaattaaaacgTTCACATTTGTCACAGATTCCAGTGAATGGGTTGGATATTAAAGAGTTTAAGtttagaaagaaataaaaattaaaaaactttttgtcTATAGTTACTGAAGATCGCAATAGTTGGACTTGTAGGAACTTAAAAGAACTTCTCTGTGTCAACGTAGTATATCATAACGTGATACACTTACGTGGGGGAAACATGTGGtccatatatatacacatataaacCTCCCTATATAAcgtaatataaatatacatggAATGAGCAGAAATTTTTTACGTAATTGTGCTAATGCTAATTTTTTATTACCACTGAAAAAACtggacaatttttaaaaattatactattaattatatatacatccatccatccattatgtgtAACCGCTTATATATTGCTATTTGTGTCGCAGGGGTgtatcttagggccaacacagagggacatacacagacagacaaaattTACAACTAAGGGCAATCTTGTCAAttgctctgcatcctctgcatcctcttctcccacaccaactaacttcatgtcctctctctccaCATCCATAGATTTTCCTAAATCTGATGTCTGATTTTtctcttaaaaataaactagTAACTGCACTTGTTGAATCACTGTAGGGgattaaaaagtacatttgtcaACGAAGTGTAGTGTGAACATATACAAATGCACATACTGCAAATACTTAATACATAAATGCAGAGTAACCCCTATAATAGCTAGAGTTTAACTAACGATCTATTCAACAGATACGGGACTGGTGAGCTGCATGCGCAGGAAGGAGTATATGCTGACTGGCTATGTGACAGGACGTCGTGACATCCGTATGCCCAACCTTTAGGAACCTGTGCCCTACTTAATTCAGATCTTTCAAGCACATCTAATTgataaatagaaacaaaaatgtattattattattattattatgattattattgttgttgttgttgttgttgttgttgttgttgttgttgttgttgttgttgttg contains:
- the LOC137103067 gene encoding acyl-coenzyme A thioesterase 1-like, whose protein sequence is MAYSQIRLKILPTVRCLFDKPVQIKVEGLAPHKPVELRSKLVDDKGVTFKASALYKADESGQVDVCRAPSLGGSFTGVDPMGLFWAMAPDTPHSKFLKKTVLSPTLVKIEAVNRETDEVLASETNEREYMTEGMKRVPVQEGRIRGVLFIPPGKGPFPGIVDLYMFGGGLTEPRASLLANKGFVVLALAYFGYQDLPKKPKNLDLEYFEEAVNFLRRQPEVKGPGIGILSLSHSGGLALMMSSFLSGISATVCINACNANTGLPVHYKDIIIPPLTPVVKNIKITNSGLVDVRDALPDPTLEKNRASLFPIQRSSCQFLFAVSEDDHNWNSPFFAKQAAATLRSHGKETFQVVSYPKAGHFLEIPYMPNCPSGFHVAVGSNVLFGGEPKANAEAQLDLWERVQEFFKSHLDKNTH